CCTAACAACCTCACACCCCCAGCCATGGTGTCGTACGTAAACGCGCTGCTGTACGGGGTGGGCGGCCTGGTGGTGGCCGGCATGGCATTGCTCGTCGCCCTCCAGGAGCGGCTTATCTACCTCCCCGTCCTGCCGGGTTTCACCAAGTCCTACCCGATTACCCCTGCCCGCCTACGCCTCACTTACGAGGACGTCTGGCTCCGCTCCTCCGACGGCGTTCACCTCCACGCTTGGTTCATCAAGCTCTTCCCCCACTGCCGAGGTCCAACCCTTTTGTTTTTCCAAGAAAATGCTGGAAACATTGCTCATCGCCTCGAAATGGTCCAGATAATGTTACAGAAATTGCAATGTAACGTGTTCATGCTTTCATATCGAGGTTATGGAGCAAGTGAAGGATATCCTTCCCAGCATGGGATCATAAAAGATGCTTAGGTTGCATTGGATCATCTTTCTCAGAGGACCAACATTGACACATCTAGAATAGTTGTCTTTGGAAGGTCACTTGATGGTGCAGtcggatacccacaagatacgTCACAAAtttggcatatatatatatttatatatatatatgcagacGAAGGGACaaacaagcaaataaaatacgtatatatatatatatatatatatatatatatatttatgtatcaGCGTAGTGGTAGACAACCACGTTCcacatatgtatacatatatatgaaggCATGCACGACCCCAGGATGATCCtcactttaaaacaaaagagCCTGGACCTCTCCCTCCCCGTCCTCTAACTCGAAAGAGAGATCGCTGCGAGCCCAGGTGCGCTAATTCCTACAGCCTTTGCGCCAGGATGACAAATGCAAGGATGACAGGCAGTGTAATGGTGTGCGGCAGACAGTGCAACGAGGACGTGAGGCGGTGCGGCAACCAGCAAGGATGACGAAGGCAGTGCAGCAAGGATGGTGGCTGTGCAATGGCTTGGCAGTGACAGTAAAAGGCAGCGAGAATGCAGTGGCTGCGCAATTGGCTGTGAAATTGTTGCGTAGTTGTGGTGTTCAGAGAAGCAGGCAAACCTGCACAAATATGAAGCAGCAAGTTTTAGTGCAAATAGGCAGAACTACACTTGATAGGTTAAAAACCTTTCGAGCTGACGGGAATGGGGTAAGGATCGAATACCTGCCTAAACGCCTTACAGGAAGGCTTACTTatacacaccaaaaaaaaaaaaaaaaaaaaagggaccaacATTACAGAGCACATGCCGTGAATGATGATACTCACATGCAGCAGtctgcataaaaaaaaaatcttttgttaaagctgGGAAAAGCTTTAACGCCCATATTTGCCTGACACTGCAAGCAGCATATttggggaaaaaaaaacaaggacaTACAGCTTTAGCTGTATGTTTGAGATTGAATGCTCTCATTTCTGAAATGTGCTAAGGAAAGCTAAAGTATTGATGCCCACTTACACTAACATGATTGTTATCTCCACttactaaaatatatatatatatatatatataaaagtcgATATCATGAATGGTGCGCGACACCATGTGAcagaagaaatatatatatatatatatatatatatataaaacaatggtgctaaaaaaaaaaatgtacatataGACACTAAGTGAAATAAAGCTCATTTATTAATGTttccaataagttacaaatatgtacatgtac
The nucleotide sequence above comes from Malus sylvestris chromosome 16, drMalSylv7.2, whole genome shotgun sequence. Encoded proteins:
- the LOC126608324 gene encoding alpha/beta hydrolase domain-containing protein WAV2-like, which encodes MVSYVNALLYGVGGLVVAGMALLVALQERLIYLPVLPGFTKSYPITPARLRLTYEDVWLRSSDGVHLHAWFIKLFPHCRGPTLLFFQENAGNIAHRLEMVQIMLQKLQCNVFMLSYRGYGASEGYPSQHGIIKDA